One Limnothrix sp. FACHB-406 DNA window includes the following coding sequences:
- a CDS encoding antibiotic biosynthesis monooxygenase, with protein MSEFLDFLKHQYAYVAIGEFRPGKFAEAQQLFEAAVSTYKQGFEGAYLLQETNSDRGIAVIFWDNIDDMDANRNEACEAIFAKMAHLFLKPPVTNFYEVCSKVDPKPADRPLASV; from the coding sequence ATGAGCGAATTTCTAGACTTCCTGAAGCATCAGTATGCCTACGTGGCGATCGGGGAATTTCGGCCGGGCAAATTTGCCGAAGCTCAACAACTGTTTGAAGCGGCAGTTTCCACCTACAAACAGGGTTTTGAAGGGGCTTATTTGCTGCAAGAGACCAACAGCGATCGCGGCATTGCGGTGATCTTTTGGGACAATATTGATGATATGGATGCCAATCGCAATGAAGCTTGCGAGGCAATTTTTGCCAAAATGGCTCACCTTTTCCTGAAACCGCCGGTCACGAATTTCTACGAAGTGTGCAGCAAAGTTGATCCCAAACCGGCTGATCGCCCCCTGGCTTCGGTTTAG